In a single window of the Jaculus jaculus isolate mJacJac1 chromosome 9, mJacJac1.mat.Y.cur, whole genome shotgun sequence genome:
- the Ovca2 gene encoding esterase OVCA2 — MAARPPLRVLCLAGFRQSERGFREKTGALRKALRGRAELLCLSGPHPVPAGAGPCPPEEQPRGWWFSEEADVFSALQEPAVCRGLEEALGTVARAMDQWGPFDGLLGFSQGAALAALVCALGQAGDPRFPLPRFVILVSGFCPRGLGLKEPILKSPLSLPSLHVFGDTDRVIPSQESMQLASQFPEAITLTHPGGHFIPAAAPQRQAYLKFLDQFAE, encoded by the exons atggccgcccgcccgcccctgCGGGTCCTGTGCCTGGCCGGCTTCCGGCAGAGCGAGCGGGGCTTCCGCGAGAAGACCGGCGCGCTGAGGAAGGCGCTGCGGGGCCGCGCCGAGCTGCTGTGCCTCAGCGGCCCTCACCCGGTCCCCGCGGGCGCGG GGCCCTGCCCTCCGGAAGAGCAGCCTCGAGGCTGGTGGTTCTCTGAGGAGGCCGACGTTTTCTCTGCCCTGCAAGAGCCCGCCGTGTGCCGAGGGCTGGAAGAAGCGCTGGGGACGGTGGCCCGGGCGATGGACCAGTGGGGGCCTTTCGACGGACTTCTTGGCTTCAGCCAGGGGGCTGCACTAGCAGCCCTTGTGTGCGCCCTGGGTCAAGCCGGCGATCCCCGCTTCCCCCTGCCGCGATTTGTCATCCTTGTTTCTGGTTTCTGTCCACGGGGCCTTGGCCTCAAGGAACCCATCCTGAAGAGCCCCTTGTCACTGCCATCACTCCATGTTTTTGGGGACACTGATCGTGTCATCCCTTCTCAAGAGAGTATGCAGTTGGCTAGCCAGTTCCCTGAAGCCATCACCCTCACTCATCCTGGTGGACACTTCATTCCAGCAGCTGCACCCCAACGCCAGGCCTATCTCAAGTTCTTGGACCAGTTTGCAGAGTGA
- the Dph1 gene encoding 2-(3-amino-3-carboxypropyl)histidine synthase subunit 1 has translation MALVMSEAVKPGSGIGPGRGRTSRGRLANQIPPEILNNPQLQAAIQALPSNYNFEIPKTIWRIQQAQAEKVALQMPEGLLLFACTIVDILERFTEAQVMVMGDVTYGACCVDDFTARALGADFLVHYGHSCLVPMDTSVQDFRVLYVFVDIRIDTAHLLDSVRLTFPPGSALALVSTIQFVSTLQAAAQELKAEYCVSVPQCKPLSPGEILGCTSPRLPKEAEAIVYLGDGRFHLESVMIANPNVPAYRYDPYSKVLSREHYDHQRMQAARQEAIATARSAKSWGLILGTLGRQGSPKILEHLESRLRALGLPFIRLLLSEIFPSKLSLLPEVDVWVQVACPRLSIDWGAAFPKPLLTSYEAAVAIRDIDWQQPYPMDYYAGSSLGPWTVNHGRERASPGPRPPQSGKVGGLGEGEAAPATWAQRRSVMRLPSQVPLGASGAAPAAACEGCSCRAPEVAPEAP, from the exons ATGGCGCTGGTTATGTCGGAGGCCGTGAAGCCAGGCAGCGGAATCGGCCCTGGCAGAG GTCGGACCTCGCGTGGCCGATTGGCCAATCAGATTCCCCCTGAGATCCTGAACAACCCTCAGCTTCAGGCAGCCATCCAAGCCCTGCCTTCTAACTACAACTTTGAGATCCCCAAGACCATCTGGAGGATCCAACAAGCCCAAGCTGAGAAGG TGGCCTTGCAAATGCCAGAAGGCCTCCTCCTCTTTGCCTGCACCATTGTGGATATCTTGGAAAG GTTCACAGAGGCCCAAGTGATGGTGATGGGGGATGTGACCTATGGGGCTTGCTGTGTGGATGACTTCACTGCACGGGCTCTGGGAGCAGACTTCTTGGTCCACTACGGCCACAGCTGCCTGG TTCCAATGGACACATCAGTCCAAGACTTCCGAGTACTGTATGTCTTTGTGGACATTCGAATAGACACTGCCCACCTCCTGGACTCTGTCCGCCTCACCTTTCCCCCAGGCAGTGCCCTTGCTCTGGTCAGCACCATTCAGTTTGTGTCAACGTTGCAG GCAGCTGCTCAGGAGCTGAAAGCTGAGTACTGTGTGAGTGTCCCACAGTGCAAGCCCCTGTCCCCTGGGGAGATCCTAGGCTGCACGTCCCCTCGCCTACCAAAAGAAGCAGAAGCCATCGT GTATCTTGGAGATGGGCGCTTCCATCTGGAGTCTGTCATGATTGCCAACCCCAATGTCCCTGCTTACCG GTATGACCCATACAGCAAAGTCCTATCCAGAGAGCACTATGACCACCAGCGCATGCAGGCCGCTCGCCAGGAAGCTATAGCCACCGCCCGCTCAGCCAAGTCCTGGGGCCTTATTCTGGGCACTTTGGGCCGCCAAGGAAGTCCCAAAATCCTGGAG cacctggaatcTCGGCTCCGAGCCTTGGGTCTTCCCTTCATAAGGCTGCTGCTCTCTGAGATCTTCCCCAGCAAGCTCAGTCTACTTCCTGAGGTGGATGT GTGGGTGCAGGTGGCATGTCCACGCCTCTCCATTGACTGGGGTGCAGCTTTCCCCAAGCCACTGCTGACATCCTATGAG GCGGCTGTAGCCATTAGGGACATTGACTGGCAGCAGCCCTACCCCATGGACTACTACGCAGGCAGCTCCTTAGGGCCGTGGACGGTGAACCACGGGCGGGAGCGAGCGTCGCCGGGCCCGCGCCCGCCGCAGTCGGGGAAGGTAGGAGGGCTCGGAGAGGGGGAGGCGGCCCCGGCGACGTGGGCCCAGCGGCGGTCCGTGATGCGTCTGCCATCTCAGGTGCCCCTCGGGGCCTCCGGCGCCGCTCCAGCCGCCGCGTGCGAGGGTTGCAGCTGCAGAGCCCCAGAGGTGGCCCCGGAGGCTCCGTGA